One Danio rerio strain Tuebingen ecotype United States chromosome 22, GRCz12tu, whole genome shotgun sequence genomic window carries:
- the krt97 gene encoding keratin 97, with protein sequence MSQVTQSFSRKSVSSSRPFSSQSLTGGYSKRIAVGRAPSVYAGAGGSVRVSYAQSSRGGFDMSSALAGGDNGFGMVVNEKTTMQNLNDRLASYLEKVRSLEKANAELERQIREWYDKRTPVSRDYSHYYVTIEDLRKKISVASQDNARIILQIDNAKLAAEDFRVKYENELALRLSVEADIAGLRKVLDDLTMTRSDLEMQIEGLKEELVYLKKNHAEELAALRAQMTSSSVNVEVDAAPQQDLARIMEEMRQQYEGITEKNKREMEAWYKGKFDELNKQVSTRQEDLSMSRNEINELRRTLQALEIELQSQLSLKSALEGTLGETESRYSIQLNQLQAVINSLEQELTQMRMDIERQASEYKLLLDIKTRLEMEIAEYRRLLDGEDIQRQTIKVVEVVAPPKPDPVVTKRVRTVIEEVVDGKVVSRTEDVDVEVMKK encoded by the exons ATGTCTCAGGTTACTCAGTCTTTCTCCCGCAAGAGCGTCTCCAGCTCTCGTCCGTTCTCTTCACAGTCTCTGACTGGTGGATACTCGAAGCGCATCGCCGTCGGTCGCGCTCCAAGCGTTTACGCAGGTGCTGGAGGCAGCGTGCGCGTCTCTTACGCACAGAGCTCCAGGGGCGGTTTCGACATGTCCAGCGCTCTTGCCGGGGGCGACAATGGCTTCGGCATGGTTGTCAACGAGAAGACCACTATGCAAAACCTCAACGACCGTCTGGCCAGTTACCTGGAGAAGGTGCGCTCCCTGGAGAAAGCCAACGCGGAGCTGGAGCGCCAGATCCGGGAGTGGTACGATAAGAGGACCCCAGTTTCCAGAGACTACAGCCACTATTATGTCACCATTGAAGATCTGCGCAAGAAA ATCTCCGTTGCCAGCCAGGACAATGCCAGAATCATCCTTCAGATTGACAATGCCAAACTGGCAGCTGAGGACTTCAGAGTCAA GTATGAGAATGAATTGGCTCTGCGTCTGTCAGTGGAGGCCGATATTGCTGGCCTGAGGAAGGTTCTGGACGATCTCACCATGACTCGCTCTGATCTTGAGATGCAGATCGAAGGTCTGAAGGAGGAACTCGTGTACCTGAAGAAGAACCATGCAGAG GAACTCGCAGCTCTTCGCGCTCAAATGACTTCCAGCAGTGTAAATGTAGAGGTTGACGCTGCACCTCAGCAAGACCTGGCCCGCATCATGGAGGAGATGCGACAGCAGTATGAAGGCATCACAGAGAAAAACAAGCGTGAAATGGAGGCCTGGTACAAGGGCAAA TTCGACGAACTGAACAAGCAAGTATCCACCAGACAAGAAGACCTCTCAATGTCACGTAATGAAATCAACGAACTCAGGAGAACATTGCAGGCTCTGGAGATCGAACTACAGTCACAGCTTAGCCTG AAATCAGCTCTGGAGGGCACACTGGGAGAGACAGAGTCACGGTACAGCATTCAGCTCAACCAACTGCAGGCCGTCATTAATAGTCTGGAGCAGGAGCTCACTCAGATGCGCATGGACATCGAAAGACAGGCCAGCGAATACAAACTGCTGCTGGACATCAAGACCAGACTAGAGATGGAGATCGCAGAGTACAGGAGACTTCTGGATGGAGAGGATATTCA GAGACAGACAATCAAAGTAGTCGAGGTTGTAGCACCCCCCAAGC cCGATCCTGTTGTGACCAAGCGCGTTCGCACAGTAATCGAAGAGGTGGTTGATGGTAAAGTGGTCTCTCGCACAGAAGATGTCGACGTCGAGGTCATGAAGAAGTAA